The Panicum hallii strain FIL2 chromosome 5, PHallii_v3.1, whole genome shotgun sequence genome contains the following window.
ATATATGTTGACGTTGCATATGTTAGGTAGTATagttgttgctatatttttctatagactTGGTCAAAGTTAGCCAAATTTAATTTAGGACAAACCTAATacgacatgtaaataaaaatgAGGGAGTAATTGGAACATTATGCAAGAAGCCAAGAACATTGCTGGATATGAACTGTCAACGTAGTTGGAACATTCTTCTGCATCTTTATTCGGTCTGGTCGTTCCCTTTCACAGCATGAGTATTTAATCGGTGATCGGATGTTCTCGAAAGTTCGTGTTGTACGACTATTATTGTTCTTCTTTATACAATGATACACAGTTTTGGAGCTAATTACGCTCAACCTCTCTTTTAACTTCAGCCCTATAATGTATGGGAGAAACATTTCGAAACATTAAGCACTAATAAACCACATGATGTTTCTAAGCAAAAGACACCTGAAATATCGCATCAGTAGATATCTTTTCCTATTGAATGCATAAGAGAACACACTATTAGATTCTTCATCAGTGGTACTATTAGCTAGAGATACTGCTGATATCCTAAACAGAAAAAAACAAATAGTTAAAAAAAATTGGTGAACAGTAGCGAACCTGAAAAATGGTTGGGCCATTGCTGAATTTTGTAATTGTAGTACAAAAAGAATCAGCGTGAGGTCATCTATGTTACTTCCCTGTGGGCCATTAGTCTCCGTGACAAATAATAAAGCTTGCTTATAGATCTATGGCAATATCAATCTTTGGGTCTATTTGAACGAGCGGGACTATGATTTAGTCCCGTCACATTGGATATTTGACatcaattagaagtattaaatatagattaattataaaactaattgtataaatggaggctaatttaCGAGATAaatccattaaacctaattagtccatgatttaatCATGTTATGCTACATTAAATAAGTGCTAATaatagattaattaggtttaatagattcgtctaaTAAATTAATctctatttatataattatttttgtaattagattttatttaatatttctaatcgGTGCCTAAACATTCGACGTGACGGACGGCGGATGCTTTGTTCCTAATTTTAAGAGCGCATCAGACATTGATCGTCCGCAGTGCCATGCCAATGTGTTAGATTGCTCCGCAGTGAAAAAGAAAAGGCAATGCCTTGGTACCTCCTGAGTTCTGACGACTGACGGTGACAACTCAGATACGCAAAGAAACTATTAAAGTCTGAAACTAAAACCCACCCATTGCATGCAATGCAGATCCTGATTCTGAATGTGAGGTTCTCCAAATTTAGCAGGCCAACACACAGCATCCGCTACACTTGAGCGACACCGCAGCAGCACGGACGCTGGCCCTGAAACCTCTCCCCTCCACCGCTCTGCTCCCCTATCTCCAGTTATAAAAAGCCTCCAAGAACACACCATCTCCACCGTAACCAAACCGCGATCCATCCGAATAAACCGTAGACTTCCATCCCTGCCAATCCCGTTGTATCCGTTCTCGCATCCGCAGAGAGGCGATGGCGTCCAGGTCCGGCGAGCTGCGCATGACGCTGCTAGGCGTGACCCTGCTGGGGCTTCTGTTGCTGAGTCAGCACGCGGCGGCCGCCGAAACCACCGGAGCCCCCGCCACCGGCAAGAAGACCAACAGCTTCAGCTTCAATAGCGCCGGCGGCCGCACGCTCACCAGCTTCAGCATGAACGCCGCCGACCCCGAGAAGAAGCAAGGTGGCAAGGGCGTCTGATGGGCGCGCCCCCTGGCCGCCGGCCACATGCCTTGCCTCGCCTTCGCCTCGCCGCGTACTACTACTTCTACATGCGACTGTGGGATCGCGCCAACCGGAGCTCCACCGGCGTAGCTGCCGTGTTGTCGTAGTCGGTCTCGTGTTTCTCTTTTCTTTACCTGTTCTTGTGTTGGATTCGATTTTTTTTGTTAACTTTTGACTAATCTTGGCTTCAGATGCATGTACGCATGCGCCGGCACCAATTGTTGTTCTTGTGTGTAATTCTTGGGTCAAATAACGATCTGTAGTAATTAAGGGTCGTTTGGTTTGTGCGTGTTCTACCGTGTATGAAAAATTGCTGCTGGAATTAGTACCTCGTGATCGGCTGCTCTGTTTCAGTCTCTTCTTGTTTATTAGTTCTGAATCTTCAgcattatttatttatttatttatttgcagCAGCAACAAGATGATGTTAAAAACACAAATAGAACTCCAAATAAAACAAGATATGCGAGCCAAAAAATATGGGATCCTAGGCAGCGTCGGTGTACACGCGTCAGGGTATTTGTATACGTCAAAATGTATACCCACGAAAGTGTACGTACAGGTGTACACTGTATGAGTAGGTGTACATGTGCAGCACGTGCCGGGTACAAATAGTGTACCCACAGGTAGGTATAGGTGTATACGGTATACTACTAGTACGGCTACGTACGtgtgaggagagagagagagagagagagagtcgtCGACACTGCTCACAGCCGAAGAAACTTCCATGGCCCCCTGGTTGCTCCCATCCTGCACGCACGGGCAAATTTGTTAGACGCGTGTAAGATGGCCATGAATCTCCCGATTCGACAGCTAGAGCTTGCGAATCGGATCGCGCATGGCGGAGTGGGCTGCCGTACCTCCAGGTGCTGGCAAGGACCCTGACGCTCATGTAGATGGTGAGGGCGATCCAGATCCCGACGAAGCCTCCGTGCGACGAGAGGAGGATCAGCGACGGGATGCTCACGGCCGCCACGCCGAACATGGAGTAGGCGGAGAAGGCGTAGTCGGACGCCCCGAAGTTGATGCCGTCGAAGACGAAGGCCAGCGTGTTCAGCGTCTGCGTGCCGGCGACGAACTGCCATGGATCGATGTGCGCGCAGGTCGATCCAGCCATGGTAATTAGCATGCTCCGACTTGGCTTGGCCTAGCTAATCCGAGATTAGATCACCGTGAGATTCTTACCGGAACGCCCTTCTGCACGGTCTTGATGACGGCAGCGTCCTTGGTGAAGACTCCGGCGCCGAACTGCATGCCGAGCCCGAGGACGACCGTGAGGGCGGCGCCCAGGACGACGCCGAGCTGCAGGAcgcgggcggtggtggcggtcaCCTTGTAGTGGTCCTTCCTGGCGAAGGCGCTCGCGATCATGGCCTGCATGCATTGCCACACAAGCAGAGGTCAACAGGGTGGCCATGGCGACGGAATACCAGTAGAAGTGCAGAACAGATGAGCTAACCTGGCCCGCGACGGCGAGCCCGTCTGCGAGGAGGGACGTGGCCAGCCAGACCTGGGAGCAGATCTGGAACGCCGCCATGGCGGTCGGCCCGTGGCGAGCGGCCAGCGACGCCGCCAGCGTCACGCAGAACGTCACGGCCACCACCCTGGCCAGCAGAAGGAATCCTGCAATCCATGGCAAGTGGTTAAACTCCTCAATCAAACAGCACCTGAACTTAAGCATTGGTGCCAATCTCATCTCGTCGATGAATCCTAATTCCAAATGCAAACACCCACCGCATCCGAGGAAACGGCGGAATTTGAGGCATCTCAGGCTGGGCGGCACGACATCGACCTTCCTCACAAGCTTGCTCAGCATTATCAGCGTTATCAGGTACCTGCGCTCAGTTTTTCCTCCCTGTCAGTCGCTGCCGGCAGGATGTGACACCACAGCTCATGTCGGCACGCCGCGGATTACATGAGATCAATGGGCCTACTGAGAGAGAACATGGGCAATGGCGGCGCCGGTCACGCCCATGCGGCAGCCAAATATCAAGATCGGATCCAGCACGATGTTCGCCAGGTCGCCGGCCACTGGAGATCCAAGCAAGGATAGAAGAGAGCCGTATTAGTAGTTGAAAGTCGTGCACGGTAAGAAATGAATGAACCACATCCACATTGTTTTTTTTCCCTGCAGCAGATCAATCACGATGGTTTGGTTATCAAGCTCAACTGCTCAAGCAATGGTGGTTTTGGTCTTACCGGTGGCGTATAAATGCGTCTTGGTGTCCTTGAAGCCTCGGAAGACGCCTTGCATGGCGAGAGAGAGGAGCACGGCCGGGGCGCCAAGAGCGCGCAGGGTCAGGTAGCGCAGTGCGGGGATCATCATCGATGAACCCTGAAAAATTGATCAGGACTCGTGTGTAAGCATCGCTCATTGCAGCGACGAATCTgcaaacgccgccgccaccgttgtTGGCAGTGGGCACGGTGACTGACCGACTTGACGCCCATCAGGCGCAGCAGCGGCTTcccggcggcgacgaggagggcGGTCTGGAACAGCCCCAGGAACGCGCTCACGATCAGCGCCGACGTCACGGACGGCACGAACCTCCTGTTCTTGCCGCTGTTCCGGCCGACGACGGCCGAGGCGCATCCCTCGGCCCCGGCGAGCTCGGCCGGCGACGCGTCGCCAAGCACAGCGGTGGAGTCGCCGTTGTTCTTGGTGGCTTCTTCAGCTGACGGTTGCTTCTCCGGGTCcgtggcggcagcagcagcgtgCTGATCTGGGTTTTCCTCTTGTCCTTCTCCGTCGACGACCTTGGCGCCGTCTTTGCTGAGGATGGCGTCCTCCTCGGCGACGAAGGACGTGGTGACGCTGACGAGCGGGTAGATGCACACCTTCATGACCTGGTTGAACACGGCGATGGCGACCCCGACGGCGGCGATCTCCACTGACCCCAGCCGGCCGATGAAGGCCGTGTCGATCAGCGAGGCGAGCGGGTCGGCCGTGAGCGCCAGCGACGCCGGCACGGCGATGCCCAGAACCTCGCCGCCGAGCTCGTCGAGCTTGAACACGCTCCTGATGTTCATGACGAAAAGGTGCAGCCCCgtccgccgcgccccgccgagCAATGCGGTGTCCACCGCAGCCGCCGGTGAGCCGTCCCCGCCCTCGGCCGGACCGTCACCGTTCTctgccgcagccgaagcgacAGCCACCGCCAGCTCCACCTGCGGCTGCTTCTGCTCCGGTGGAGGTCGCCGCTGCTGCTCGGCCTCGGGCGTGGCGTGAGCTGCAGACTGCTGTTCCTCCATGCGTCCGGTTGGTCCACGAATCGAACCCCCTCGTCGATCTCTCAAGCTTGCAAAGCCCCTGCCTGTCGATTACATATATGCAGGGATGCGGGCGTCAAATTAACAACTACTGATCACAGCATTTTCAAAGAAAAACAAGGATCGATCTGATCATCACCCACTTGTTCTTCTATTCAACTTCTATGTGTCAAATTAATTAACAATGACTTTTACATTGATGCTAGGTGACCAAAAAACATACATTGATGCTAGTATCGCTAATCGGAATCGAGGCTCGGATCATCATCAGATCCCCGGATTCTTAAGTTAACAACGACCATCTCACCCGCCCGGCCCACTTGTTCGGAGAAACAAATTTGGTTGATGTATTGTTTGACTCATCAGATGAATGATGAGTACTATCAACAATTGACGAAATGCATGGGCGACGTTAACAATGTCCTACTCCAAGATGATGCTAGCTAGTGATCATCAGGCATAAAAAGATGGAGATGTAGATGAACTTATGAAGGCAGATGGACTAACCAGAGCTGGAGCGCGCGCGCAAGAGCAGAAATGCAGCAATGGGGAGGAACGAAGCTAGAGGTAGGTGGAGCGGTGAAGCGGTGATGGACAGGCCGTGAGCACCCGTCGTCCTTATATAGACGGCGAGCTGGAGATCTTCTGACAGATGGAGAGAGAAAGGGTTAGTGTGCCTGCACTGGATGACGCCCGGACCTTCTGAACGAAGGGGCCCTGCAGTGACACTGCTAGCTACCACTGCCTACTGGTGTAGTGGTGTCCACACGTGGGAGAAAAGGAGATGCACGGTGTGCCTATGAGTCGGGAGAGTCCACAGCTTTCTACGGTGGATTGGTCTGGTCTAACGTGAAATCATCGTATAAGTTTATTAGTGAGATGATAACGTGCCTGTTTCTACTCAAACGATAGTGGTGCCAAATGAAAGAAACCCAGGGCATACAAAGTCTACTTCAGTGATGGCATATCCCTTCCTGACATTGGATTTTTTTTTCCGCCCTTATTCATTAATTAGTAATCAAATGCCGTCCATCGCATCAGTGACATATGGATCCAGATACATCTTGCTGCAAGGTTGTGTACTTGTGTGGCGCAAAAAGGGAGAACTAATTGTACCTACAATATAAGTAATACCATGTGTTCACAGAGGAAAATAGATTAAGGATCACTACAAGGCAGAACTGTATAGTGGCAATTGAGAAATATTTGAACCATAGATGTGCTGAGCACCAACTGAACACACACTAAATATTTGAACTGTAAATCTACATTTCAAATAAAAAGAACTCAATATATGAAGATGCATACAAAAATATTAATGCGCATGTAGTAATAAAGAACTCTGCACacatctttcaaattcaccaAAAAGAAtcttttaaattcaaatctcttTGTCTCATAGCACACAAATAATCATGTGTTCGGTTGTGGTGAAAAATTAGCATTTTTAGGGCAAAATAGCTATTTTGGTCCTTCAACTTTATCCTAAGGGTCAAGTTCGTCTTTCAACCTTCAAATTAGCCAATATAGTCTCTCAACTTTCATTTTAAGTCATACTTGTCCTTGTGTGCTGATATTATACTACATAATAATATGAGATAAATGCAAAAAGTCCTTTTTACCCTTGATTTCTTCCCTTCCTCAATTTCCACTATTTGTGTCATTGTATGCTCAACTTTTCGCAACATTTAAAATTCTCCACGCGTCTTCAACACAATACAATGTATTGTTTGTGTTATTGTTTGCTCAACTTTGCAACAAGTAGCTTTAATTTTACTCTCCATGGAGTCCATGCGTCCGCAATACAATATAATGCATGGATAAATAAAATTCTATGTTTCAATTAAACACTTGGAATGTTTAACTCTAATTGCATAGATACTTATGCCACTACACTGATTTGCTTGCATTGGCCAAATATTTTTTAGTAATAATAAACTATTGAGGAATTTTGAAGGGGAAGAAGGCAAGGGTAAATATGACTTTTTTATAAATCTTATATTATTATGTAGTATAATATCAGCATAAGGACGAGTTTGATCCAAAAACGTAAGCTGAGAGAGTATATTGGTCGATCTAAAAGTTAAAGGATGAACTTGACCCTCGGCTCGGGGTCAACTCAAAGTTGAGGGATCAAGATGCCTATTTTGCCTTTTTTTTATTGTACACGTGATCAGCATTTTTGCTGCAGATACTCCTAAGTGCAAAATTTACTCGCTAGAGGCCATCATTAGTGCGATATGATGGTCCCATTATAATGCTTCATATTTTGTTATTTCTTAAACTACACATCTACATGCAAGAGACAAGCTATTTTAGAAACAGAATACACGTAGTTTTATTTAGATGAAACTCTTTCCACATCTCTGTTCATTACTTTTTGTCACATCATTAAAAACACAACGCTGACATGAAACTCTCATTCAGAATCAGCAGTGATTTCCGTCTAGTTTTGTGGTCAAAACAGAATAATTGTGCCGCGGCAAGCACTCCCCCTGCTGAGCTGAGCGTCGCCTGCGCGTTCTGCCTGCCTTCCCCGGATGGGCCCTCCCCGACCTGGCTACTCCGGTAAGACTAGAATAACCCAACCTAGGCTGCCGCCCTCCTCGCGAGTCGCGAGGTGCGCATCCCCGTGCTCTAGTTTTGGTTAAGTTTGATGCAACTTCAGTTTGCTCCAGACTCATTGATGATCAAAACAAAGGACGGCCGGATTCCATTCTAGAGTAATTAGCAGCATGTAAATATAAATTTATAAATATAAATGAGGCTATACTAATCTAGTAAACTGGTTCATTTTCGTTATACTACTCCtctctccgttccaaattgtaagTGTTTTGACAATTATAGATGCATAATTTTTTACTATTTACTTATTATTTTAGACAATATGATTATAattatctagatgcataataaAACTTATATGCTCTATTAGATTTAGCAAAACAATCTACATTTTAAAGCGGAAAGAGTTTATAGCATTGGTTTGGTCTTGATCCATGCATGTACGCGCATGAGAATGATAGCTCCGGTCTCCTCCTTTGGACGACATCTTCGCATTCAGCGCTGGATCCTACGGCGGCCTCGGACCGAGCAAGACGAGGGGGGCGTACGTGGGCGCTGCTCCGGCGTCCAGCGGCGCTCTCCAATCATGGGCCCGTTGCGTGCACTCTGCCTGGCCTCCTTTTTCGTTCCGCGAGGTGCATGTGCATGTAATGAACCTTGCGTTACATGCACCTCAAGAGTGGGCGCTGCTACGCGAACTGCAatctcctcctctcccctctctttctctctctctctctctctctctctctctctctctctctctgagaAAGGTGCTATCTGATACGTACGGGCTTGCCAGTTTGACCGCGGGGGGAGCACGTAAGGACGCCGCGCCACCGCGTCGGCTCTCGGCTTGGACGCTTGGCCGGCGAAGGAATCGTTCAGACGCCGTAGTCTCGGTACACGATGGATCTGCCGGCCGGCCAGCCGGAGGCCGCGCCGCGCTGAGATAGCGCCTGGCTCCGTCGCTCAGATCACAGCCTTCGCCCACCTTTTCAGCAGTTCTGTCTTTTCAACCGCCCGCCCCGGAGCTAGCAGCTGACCGAGCGAGCGAGACTGTCGTGTCCCGGCCTCCCGGGGAGCTTTGCTTTTCGGCTGCCTTTTCCCTCTGGAAGTTGAAGCTCCCGTAACCGCCGTGGCATTGCGTGCAAGATGCTCCTCTGTGAACAACAAGCCAAAGCAAAGCAGGTCGGCCGAGGAGGCCGCGGGAGGACGAAGCTTCCTGGGCCGCTAGCTCCAGCTCGTCTTTTGAGTTAAGTTCGGCCGAATATCGAAGCCAAGCGCGTACATGCAACTGCCGCCGAGTTAGTTCGAAGTACTTAGACTGACCGCCACATGCAAAGCACTGAGCAGGAGCTGATTTTGGGCGTCGTCATGCATGCAGGTGCTTCGAGGCCTAGTTACACAGAAAAGGTGCGGCCGGGGTCGAGGACGATGATCGATGCTCACGGCGCCGCGACATGTACTGGATTTTGTAATTTTACTACCTCGGACCCGCATGAAGTGGGTGACACAAAAGTCGCGAAGTTGTTGGCGGCATGGAGGACCGTCTCGTCTTGACTCTCGAGTCGCGCAGCCTACGTAGGCACACCTGTGATGTGTAGATCTCTGTTAAATGTCTAAAGCATGTGAAACATGAATCCCATCAGAGGGGATGTAGCTCAGATGGTAGAGCGCTCGCTTAGCATGGCCGAAAGCTGCAAGGGAACGCGCCGGCGGTCAGCGCGCGCGCGAGACGGAACACGGAACAGCCCAAATAGCAGGCTCCGCCAGAACAAGCAAGAAGGTCCATGAGCTAGCTAGAGCTGCACGACCATGGACGATTGCTTGGTTAAACAACGATTCAAAGCTCATCAGAATGAAGGCCCCTGCTGGTCTCTGCCGCCTTTAGACGACAGCTTTGTGAATTGCCGTGAGGCGGAGTAGTTCGGGGCTTTCGGCGCGAGAGAAGATCGTACTTGGACCGAGTCAGACACACGCGCAGGGGTTTGGCTCCTTCTTTGCGCGACGTCGTCACTGTCGAGCTGTCGCCTGCGTCCAATGTGTTAAATGTTTCACCGCAGGCCCAACTCCTGGCGACCCCCAACCCCAATTAACCGGCCACTCGAGCAATGGCACAAGAGCAGCCGCCAGCAGTAGTAACCGGCCACTCGTCATCTCCTCGTGGCGGGTAATCTCGTGGCCGTTTCCTTGGTGCTCTTCGCCACAGCCGCGCAGTTGCGGCGGGCGCACGGTGGCGGGTTGCATGTCGACGCCGAGGACATCAGCAAGACCATAGAGGCATGTACACGATCCCATCTCTTTGATCTTAAGGCGTACGGTCACCGTGTGGTGCCTTGAACAGCGCATGCAGAAATTCCTTTTATGCAGCTAGCTAGTACTGGTAGCATGAGATCGAGTAAGAATAAGATGTGCGTGTGCATACATGCAGAGAGAAAACGGCGTGGTGATCGACTGCGTTTACATACACAAGCAACCGACCCTGAAGCACCCCTCGTTCAAGGACCACAAAATCCAGGTTGAGCGCGCGCCTCCTTTATTTCCATACAAACTCAACCAGTAGATTCATCCTAGCTAGCGCTAGCTATTGATTTACATGCACGCTGCTAGCTACAGCTTTGGACGACAGACTGATGAAGAGGGATTGCCATGGATGCATGCAGGTCTACAAGTACAACGCCGCGAGATCTACCGGCCGCCGCCGTTCAGGTCGCAAGAATGGCATAGGAGTGGAAGCTGTCCTGCAGGAACAGTTCCTATTCGTCTGTCGAGCCAAACATCACCGTCGTCATGCCGGCGCCCTCTGCAGGCCGTGACACCATCGTGATGGACGGCTCCAACTCTCCCACAGATGAGGCACGTATGGCACACGTTGCGTCTCAAATAAATTGTTTTAACTAACCCCTCTACTCATTTTGTTTAGATTATTAGAAAAGGTTGCCTTTTTTCCTATTCCTTTTAATTTCCTACTAGCTAGGACACACATGCTGCCAAAAGTTTACCTATTATTAGTACCTTATAAATTAAAACATCAAGATTGATTAAGTAACCATATAAAATGACTATCTATCTATATTGCTAACGACTAACGAGGTCTACCTTAGCTTTAGGCTTAAGTGTTAATATAAAATTTGAAGGTCTTGTTTCATTTATATTTACTTGATCTGGTACATCCATTCTTGTGCTTGTAGTTCGCTGTGGCGCTTGCTTTGGATTGGCCATACCACGGCTTATCAGCATTGCTGCCGTTGTGGCGACCAACCAAAATTGAGCCACATGGAATCATCCATAACCAGCATTGCCATCGCCGGAACCGTGGATAGGCATTGGTACGGTCGCCCCGGAGAATTCCCACCGGATACCACCAACCAGATTGCTCTTGGCTTTATGGTACACATACGTGCTCTTGTTAGCTGGTCCATCATATACACCACCAGGCACATGCATGATACAGCCAAAAAGGTGCCAAACAGATTTCCTAACGTGTTTGTGCATGCAGGCTAGCAGCTCTTTCTACGGAAATGACAACCCTAACCTCTACGTATATTACTCGGTACCTAACAAACTAACAACTTAGAGTTTAATTTGTTCTTGTTAAAGTTGATCTTCTGGCTACAAAATAAAACCCACACTGCATGCAGAACGATGGTGGCAAGAGAAAGTGCTTCAACCTCCAATGCCCTGGGTTCGTCCAAACAAGTAACGAGATCGCCCTCGGCACGAGCTTCATCAACCATGGCTCCTCCATAACGTACGACGGTGTGCCCTACGTCACCATGAGCATCCACAAGGCTCCAGGTCAGCAGCAATGGTAGGTGTCCGTGAACGAGACCGCCATCGGCTACTTCCCGCACACTTTGTTCCCGATCTTCTTCCCGGAGAGCTTCGTCAACCAGGTGGGCGGCGTGGTCCACAACTCGAGACCCAACGGTGCACACCGACACCGTCATATGGGCAACGGCCGCACACCCGATAGCGGCAGCTCGGCCGTAGCGACGGCATATTTAACGATCGGCGCCAGTGGAGTTGACAAAGTGGACACACCTAACTTGGTGGGAGTCACGGCCCCCAGGTGCTACAGCGCTGCTATCCTCGGGGAGAACGTCCACATACCTGGCTTCGACGTCGCCTATGGCGGGCCCGGTGGACGTGGTTGTGACCAGTAATATTGTAATGACGTGTTGCCATGTCGTTTTTTTAGGCTCACATGAGATCGTAATAAACAGACATATGATATGGTGGTGATGTTGCATTGGCAATGAAAACACGGATGAtttctgaaaaaaaaaactaagaCGGCCTCACGTGTCATCCAAGCttttgctctctctctctctctccccctcacTCTCTAATTTGTTCCCGCACACAATCGATCGATTAATTGTCGGCGAGCACGCCAGGCTCTCCTTGTGCCTTCGCAGCGTGTTTGGATTCTTGTGGTTTCCGGACCAGATGTCTTGCTTGGCATGCTAACTCGTAATACACAGGTACGCATGAGGTTACAGTTGAACATTGGTAGCCAAAAAGTTGGGAGTTACTGATTTGGTGTTCAGGGAAAGCTGTCACATCAGTACATCACAGGGGATGTAGCTCAGATGGTAGAGCGCTCGCTTAGCATGCGAGAGGTACGGGGATCGATACCCCGCATCTCCACACTTGGAAATTTTTTTTGGGTGTCTTCATGGCCCAATTCTTCTTAGGTCGTCGAG
Protein-coding sequences here:
- the LOC112891515 gene encoding uncharacterized protein LOC112891515, translating into MASRSGELRMTLLGVTLLGLLLLSQHAAAAETTGAPATGKKTNSFSFNSAGGRTLTSFSMNAADPEKKQGGKGV
- the LOC112895980 gene encoding protein DETOXIFICATION 42-like, translating into MEEQQSAAHATPEAEQQRRPPPEQKQPQVELAVAVASAAAENGDGPAEGGDGSPAAAVDTALLGGARRTGLHLFVMNIRSVFKLDELGGEVLGIAVPASLALTADPLASLIDTAFIGRLGSVEIAAVGVAIAVFNQVMKVCIYPLVSVTTSFVAEEDAILSKDGAKVVDGEGQEENPDQHAAAAATDPEKQPSAEEATKNNGDSTAVLGDASPAELAGAEGCASAVVGRNSGKNRRFVPSVTSALIVSAFLGLFQTALLVAAGKPLLRLMGVKSGSSMMIPALRYLTLRALGAPAVLLSLAMQGVFRGFKDTKTHLYATVAGDLANIVLDPILIFGCRMGVTGAAIAHVLSQYLITLIMLSKLVRKVDVVPPSLRCLKFRRFLGCGFLLLARVVAVTFCVTLAASLAARHGPTAMAAFQICSQVWLATSLLADGLAVAGQAMIASAFARKDHYKVTATTARVLQLGVVLGAALTVVLGLGMQFGAGVFTKDAAVIKTVQKGVPFVAGTQTLNTLAFVFDGINFGASDYAFSAYSMFGVAAVSIPSLILLSSHGGFVGIWIALTIYMSVRVLASTWRMGATRGPWKFLRL